The window TGCGACCAAGGCGAGCATGGCGGAGGCGCTTGCGGCTCTCCCGGGAGAACTTGGCGCGGACGGCGAGATGCAGTGGTCCAACCTGCAAATGGCGCATCCGCCGATGGAGCTTGGCGGGCGCACCATCCGGCTCGACCAGCCGCAGGTGATGGGCATCCTCAACGTCACGCCCGACAGCTTCAGCGATGGCGGCGAGTTCATGGACGATCCCGACGCCATGAAAGCGCACGCCGCCGCCATGCACGAGGCGGGCGCGGCCATCATCGACATTGGCGGCGAAAGCACACGGCCGGGCGCGAAAGCGGTGTGGGAAGGCGAGGAGGCCAAGCGCGTCGTCCCCGCGATCGAGCATTGCGTCGCCATGGGCGCGGCAGTGAGTGTCGACACGCGCCGACCGGCGGTGATGGAAGCGGCGCTGGAAGCAGGCGCGCACGTGATCAACGACGTGTCGGCGCTCCGCTACGATCCGCGCAGCCTCGGGTTTGCAGCGGCGAGCGGGAAGCCCGTCATCCTGATGCATGCTCCGGGCACGGGCGAGGATTTGCACGCCGATCCCGACTACAGCGCGGTGGCCTTCGACGTATTCGACTTCCTCAAGCAAGCGCGTGACCGGGCGGTTGGGGCAGGCATAGCGGCGGAGCGCATCGTCCTCGATCCGGGCATCGGCTTCGGCAAGTCGCTGTCGGACAACCTCACCATCCTCAACCACCTGCCCATGTACCACGCGCTCGGCTGCCCGCTGCTGCTGGGCGTAAGCCGCAAGCGCATGATCGGCGCGCTGAGCAATGAAGTCCCCGCGCACAAACGTGTCGGCGGCTCGCTAACACTGGCGCAGCTCGGCATGGATGCAGGCGTGCAATTGCTGCGCGTGCATGACGTGTTCGAGACGGTGCAGGCGCGCAATGTGTGGCGCGGGTTGAGGGATGCGGCGCTGACCGATTTCAGCGGATTGGAGCCTTAGGGCTTGCCTACGGCTACCACATCGCGTGAACGCCCTTCGACAAGCTCAGGACGAACGGAGGAGGGGGAAAGCAGGAAACCAAGCCGAAGGCGAAGGCAAGGCCGAACGGCCGCCCGAGCTTTTGCGAGGAGCCAAGCGCACGGATGTGCGCGCCCGGCGCTTGAGGGCTAGAATCAGGCCGCGTTGTCGATGCCGAGGTCGCTGAGCTTGCGATAGAGCGTTGAGCGCCCGATCCCGAGGCGGCGGGCGACTTCGGTCATGCGGCCGCGGTAGTGGCCGATGGCGAGGCGGATGACGTCGGCTTCGATGTCTTCGAGCGGGCGGAGGTTACCGTCCTCGCAATAGAGCTGTACCCCAGCGCTCTCACGCATCGGTGTAGCGGGGGCCTCGCATTCGCCAACGATCTCGCGCAGTTGCGGAAAGTCTTCGGTGGTCAGCGCATCACCATCGCAGAACACGGCGGCTCGGAAGAGCACGGCCTGCAGCTGGCGGACATTGCCCGGCCAGTCGAAGGCGGAGAGAAGGCGCAGCGCGTCGTCTGTGATCCCCAGCGGGCGCAGGCCCGGCTGCTCGCCGATACGGCCCAGGAAGTGCCGGGTGAGGGCAGGAACGTCCTCGCTCCGCTTGCGCAGCGGCGGCAGTTCGATGGAGGTGCGGGAAAGCGCGGTCAGCAGCTGCTCGCGGAAATGCCCGGTCGCGACAAGATCGGCGAGCGGGAGGTTTGACGCAGCAATGATACGGATATCGACCTTGAAGGCGTATTGCGCGCCGAGCGGCTTGACCTGGCCGGTCTCGATCACCTCGGCAAGGCGGTCCTGCAAATCCATCGACAGACGGTCGATTTCGTCGAGCACCAGCGTGCCGCCAT is drawn from Aurantiacibacter sp. MUD61 and contains these coding sequences:
- the folP gene encoding dihydropteroate synthase; translation: MSQSVYIQPITMVTGPQAVEGDAIRLAGGMAYAREFAVIVREGGAVVSRRIATKASMAEALAALPGELGADGEMQWSNLQMAHPPMELGGRTIRLDQPQVMGILNVTPDSFSDGGEFMDDPDAMKAHAAAMHEAGAAIIDIGGESTRPGAKAVWEGEEAKRVVPAIEHCVAMGAAVSVDTRRPAVMEAALEAGAHVINDVSALRYDPRSLGFAAASGKPVILMHAPGTGEDLHADPDYSAVAFDVFDFLKQARDRAVGAGIAAERIVLDPGIGFGKSLSDNLTILNHLPMYHALGCPLLLGVSRKRMIGALSNEVPAHKRVGGSLTLAQLGMDAGVQLLRVHDVFETVQARNVWRGLRDAALTDFSGLEP